One window from the genome of Bradyrhizobium xenonodulans encodes:
- a CDS encoding molybdopterin guanine dinucleotide-containing S/N-oxide reductase — MDDTIGFPDPGLDLSDGFKPHTSHWGVFSARQGEAGLEVRAYAGDPDPNGIIDNFPGALRHQARIAQPAIRRGWLERGPGPDDRRGRDEFVSVSWEKALDLLGDELGRIRDTRGPGAVFGGSYGWSSAGRFHHAQSQVHRFLNIAMGGYVRSVNSYSSGASSVLLPQILCGYEDITKRNVTWEQIATETDIVLAFGGMALKNSMVAGGSISKHVERGAMEAARRRGCEFILMSPLREDLPVEAGAEWMSCVPGTDTALMLGIVHTLVSEGLHDQAFLDRYTEGWPVFLRYLTGETDGQPKHAEWAAAISGVAADTIRTLARRLAGKRALITVSHSLQRAEHGEQPVWMGMVLAAALGQIGLAGGGYAYSLGAIGYYGRRVNDVPGPTLGQGRNGVRDFIPVARIADMLLNPGSTYRYNGETRTYPDISLVYWAGGNPFHHHQDINRLRKAFAQVDTFVVHDLGWTATARHADIVLPATMTLEREDIGYSSNDPLMVAMHRIAEPFGLARDDYEIFADLAERLGAREPFTEGRTSRQWLEHLYEPTRASLAKRGLEAPSFDEFWQRGSLVVPQQPDDGGRLRSFREDPVAHPLPTPSGRIEIFSAKIAGHGDADCPGHPVWLDKTDMPKPGAPCFLVANQPVTRLHSQLDFGGHSLQGKHRGREVARMNPRDADARGIKDGDIIRLFNDRGACLAAVHVTDGIAPGVVQLPTGAWYDPADPEDDAPLCVHGNPNVLTRDIGTSSFAQGCTGQLTAVEVEKFAGNLPPIRAFDPV, encoded by the coding sequence ATGGACGATACGATTGGCTTCCCCGACCCCGGTCTCGACCTGTCCGACGGCTTCAAGCCCCACACCTCGCACTGGGGCGTGTTTTCGGCGCGTCAAGGCGAAGCGGGACTCGAGGTCAGGGCCTATGCGGGCGATCCCGATCCGAACGGCATCATCGACAATTTCCCCGGCGCGCTGCGGCACCAGGCGCGCATCGCTCAGCCTGCGATCCGCCGCGGCTGGCTGGAGCGCGGGCCGGGCCCCGACGACCGCCGCGGCCGCGACGAATTCGTCTCCGTGAGCTGGGAGAAGGCGCTCGATCTGCTCGGCGACGAGCTCGGCCGCATCCGCGACACACGCGGGCCCGGCGCCGTGTTCGGCGGCTCCTACGGCTGGTCGAGCGCGGGGCGCTTCCATCACGCGCAGAGCCAGGTGCATCGCTTCCTCAACATCGCGATGGGCGGCTATGTGCGCTCGGTGAACAGTTACTCGTCCGGTGCGTCCTCGGTGCTGCTGCCGCAGATCCTCTGCGGTTATGAGGACATCACCAAGCGCAACGTCACCTGGGAGCAGATCGCGACCGAGACCGACATCGTGCTGGCGTTCGGCGGCATGGCTCTGAAGAACTCCATGGTGGCCGGCGGCTCGATCAGCAAGCATGTCGAGCGCGGCGCCATGGAGGCTGCGCGCCGGCGCGGCTGCGAGTTCATCCTGATGAGTCCGCTGCGCGAAGACCTGCCCGTCGAGGCCGGCGCCGAATGGATGAGCTGCGTGCCCGGCACCGATACCGCGCTGATGCTCGGCATCGTTCACACGCTGGTCAGCGAAGGCCTGCACGACCAGGCCTTCCTCGATCGCTACACGGAAGGATGGCCGGTTTTCCTGCGCTACCTCACCGGCGAAACGGATGGCCAGCCCAAGCATGCCGAATGGGCCGCCGCGATCTCAGGTGTCGCCGCCGACACGATCCGCACGCTCGCCCGCCGTCTCGCCGGAAAGCGTGCGCTCATCACCGTCTCGCATTCGCTCCAGCGCGCCGAGCATGGCGAGCAGCCGGTATGGATGGGCATGGTGCTGGCGGCCGCGCTCGGCCAGATCGGCCTTGCCGGCGGCGGCTACGCCTATTCGCTCGGCGCGATCGGCTATTACGGCCGCCGCGTCAACGACGTGCCGGGGCCGACGCTCGGGCAGGGCCGCAACGGCGTGCGCGACTTCATTCCGGTTGCGCGCATTGCCGACATGCTGCTCAACCCCGGCAGCACCTATCGCTACAATGGCGAGACGCGCACCTATCCGGACATCAGTCTGGTCTACTGGGCCGGCGGCAATCCCTTCCATCATCACCAGGACATCAACCGCCTGCGCAAGGCGTTTGCGCAAGTCGATACGTTCGTCGTGCACGATCTCGGCTGGACCGCCACCGCGCGGCACGCCGACATCGTCCTGCCCGCGACCATGACGCTCGAGCGCGAGGACATCGGCTATTCCAGCAACGATCCCCTGATGGTCGCGATGCACCGGATCGCCGAGCCGTTCGGCCTTGCGCGCGACGATTACGAGATCTTTGCCGATCTCGCCGAACGTCTCGGCGCCCGCGAACCTTTTACGGAAGGCCGCACGTCGCGGCAGTGGCTGGAACATCTCTATGAGCCGACCCGCGCGTCGCTCGCCAAGCGCGGCCTCGAGGCCCCGAGCTTCGACGAATTCTGGCAGCGGGGCAGTCTCGTCGTGCCGCAACAGCCCGACGACGGCGGCCGGCTGCGCAGTTTTCGCGAGGATCCGGTCGCGCATCCGCTGCCGACGCCGAGCGGACGCATCGAGATCTTCTCGGCCAAGATCGCCGGCCATGGCGATGCGGATTGCCCGGGCCATCCGGTCTGGCTCGACAAGACCGACATGCCGAAGCCGGGCGCGCCGTGCTTCCTCGTCGCCAACCAGCCCGTGACGCGCCTGCACAGCCAGCTCGATTTCGGCGGACATTCGCTTCAAGGCAAACATCGCGGCCGCGAGGTCGCCCGCATGAACCCGCGCGACGCCGACGCGCGCGGCATCAAGGACGGCGACATCATCCGCCTGTTCAACGACCGTGGCGCCTGCCTTGCCGCGGTCCACGTCACCGATGGCATCGCGCCCGGTGTGGTGCAGCTTCCGACCGGCGCCTGGTACGATCCCGCCGACCCCGAAGACGACGCGCCGCTCTGCGTTCACGGCAATCCGAACGTGCTCACCCGCGACATCGGCACGTCGTCCTTTGCGCAGGGATGTACGGGGCAGTTGACGGCAGTGGAAGTGGAGAAGTTCGCGGGCAATCTGCCGCCGATCCGGGCGTTCGATCCGGTGTAG
- a CDS encoding helix-turn-helix domain-containing protein, whose translation MFTDLQARSRIDFRAATRDGEAPQQTRAVARESTWRQLDCNERAASETIAISRWEDARDISSHQATTPEDRYFVAIALKTTRAKLSRDRQIIFDGTMPAGTLYVSAPSKPLAAQFQAPCAFLHFHISTDHFPAGLPAIEGLDNLVLLRDPLAAELAKALTEHGDAADRPFARCIGQTLAMHLTRLELPRAKVNALPKWRLRRIEQYVADHFDRCISLSELANVAGLSRMHFAAQFRAATGYRPREYLLNHRVEHAKTLLASTERPLAEIALAVGFSTQAHFSTVFKRISGQSPARWRLASKSQRFEVEASPRRRPSADGDWIASAAA comes from the coding sequence ATGTTCACCGACTTGCAGGCGCGCAGCCGGATCGATTTTCGAGCCGCCACCCGGGACGGCGAGGCCCCGCAGCAAACACGGGCCGTCGCACGGGAGAGCACATGGCGGCAGCTCGATTGCAACGAGCGGGCCGCGAGCGAGACCATTGCGATTTCACGGTGGGAGGACGCGCGGGACATCTCGTCGCACCAGGCGACGACGCCGGAGGATCGCTATTTCGTCGCCATCGCGCTGAAGACCACGCGCGCGAAGCTGAGCCGCGACCGCCAGATCATTTTCGACGGCACGATGCCCGCAGGCACTCTGTATGTCAGCGCGCCGTCGAAGCCGCTGGCCGCGCAATTCCAGGCGCCTTGCGCCTTCCTGCACTTCCACATCTCCACCGATCATTTTCCCGCGGGGCTGCCCGCGATCGAGGGCCTCGATAACCTCGTCCTGCTGCGCGACCCGCTCGCCGCCGAGCTCGCCAAGGCCCTGACCGAACATGGCGATGCCGCGGACCGGCCGTTCGCCCGCTGCATCGGCCAAACCCTCGCGATGCATCTGACCAGGCTCGAGCTGCCGCGCGCAAAGGTCAATGCCTTGCCGAAATGGCGGCTGCGGCGCATCGAGCAATATGTCGCCGATCACTTTGATCGCTGCATCAGCCTGTCCGAGCTCGCCAACGTCGCGGGCCTCTCCAGGATGCATTTCGCGGCACAATTCCGCGCCGCGACCGGCTATCGTCCGCGCGAATATCTGCTCAATCACCGGGTCGAGCACGCGAAGACCCTGCTCGCGTCGACCGAGCGGCCGCTGGCGGAGATCGCGCTGGCCGTCGGCTTCAGCACCCAGGCGCATTTTTCGACCGTGTTCAAGCGCATCAGCGGCCAGTCTCCGGCACGCTGGCGCCTCGCCAGCAAAAGCCAGCGCTTTGAGGTCGAAGCGTCGCCGCGGCGCCGTCCTTCCGCCGACGGAGATTGGATCGCAAGCGCGGCCGCGTAG
- a CDS encoding RidA family protein, translating to MIKRVLPYEGLLHEVVEHNGVLYIGGIVPEDTSLDMSGQASDVLGQLANLLKTLGSDLASVLQVTIYMTDLKEKAAFNAAWKARFAEAHLPARAAIGVADLGPGVKLEMTAIAARQ from the coding sequence ATGATCAAGCGCGTCCTGCCCTACGAAGGTCTGCTCCACGAAGTGGTCGAGCACAATGGCGTGCTTTACATCGGGGGAATCGTCCCCGAGGACACGAGCCTCGATATGTCGGGCCAGGCGAGCGACGTCCTCGGCCAGCTGGCGAACCTGCTGAAGACCCTCGGATCAGATCTGGCCAGCGTCTTGCAAGTGACCATCTACATGACCGACCTGAAGGAGAAGGCAGCGTTCAACGCGGCCTGGAAGGCGCGCTTTGCAGAAGCTCATCTGCCGGCACGCGCCGCCATCGGCGTCGCCGATCTCGGTCCGGGCGTCAAGCTCGAGATGACCGCGATCGCCGCGCGGCAATAG